One Aspergillus oryzae RIB40 DNA, chromosome 2 genomic window carries:
- a CDS encoding putative alanine aminotransferase (alanine aminotransferase): protein MATQTTVSYTTTRTLSTPARCLNPDNINPHVTEAKYAVRGELAVKAEEYRVKLANGDKSLPFDSVIFANIGNPQQLDQKPITFFRQVLSLLENPQLLNNTEALRTSFFYEQDVVDRAKKLLADVQSVGAYSHSQGAPVIRQSIAKFIEERDGFPANPQDLFCCAGASSGVSTILNIICNGPQAGVLVPIPQYPLYTATLSLLNAQCVPYLLEEQKAWGTDVTAIRNSLAQARSTGTDVRSIVVINPGNPTGASLSAEDIKNVLDLAAEEKLVVIADEVYQTNVFEGEFISFKKRLRQLQQETPGKYDYVELVSLHSVSKGMVGECGHRGGYFELVGFDPEVQAQIYKLVSIGLCPPVIGQCLLELMVNPPKEGEGSYELYQKEYNGISEGLHKRAFALYEAFQQMEGVECQKPQGAMYLFPTITLPPKAIEAAKAENRAADEFYCLRLLDATGVCVVPGSGFGQKENTLHFRTTFLAPGTDWVERIVKFHSEFMAKYK, encoded by the exons ATGGCGACTCAGACTACAGTGTCCTACACTACTACACGCACCTTGTCCACCCCGGCTCGTTGCCTGAACCCTGATAACATCAACCCCCACGTCACGGAGGCCAAGTATGCCGTCCGTGGTGAGCTTGCTGTCAAGGCCGAGGAGTACCGCGTGAAACTGGCCAATGGAGACAAATCGTTACCTTTCGACAGTGTCATCTTTGCCAACATCGGCAATCCCCAACAGCTCGACCAGAAACCCATCACCTTCTTCCGCCAAGTACTCAGTCTCCTCGAGAACCCTCAACTGTTGAACAACACGGAAGCACTTCGTACATCCTTTTTTTATGAACAAGATGTCGTTGACCGGgccaagaagctcctcgCGGATGTCCAGAGCGTTGGTGCTTACAGTCACAGCCAGGGAGCGCCTGTGATCCGCCAAAGTATCGCCAAATTCATTGAGGAGCGTGATGGATTCCCGGCCAACCCTCAGGATTTGTTCTGCTGCGCTGGTGCCTCGTCTGGCGTCAGCACCATTCTCAATATCATCTGCAACGGCCCCCAGGCCGGTGTCCTCGTCCCTATTCCGCAATACCCTCTTTACACTGCCACCCTTTCTCTCCTGAATGCGCAATGTGTACCCTACCTCCTCGAAGAGCAAAAGGCTTGGGGTACCGATGTGACTGCCATCCGTAACTCGTTGGCGCAGGCCCGGTCTACCGGCACTGACGTTCGTTCGATTGTGGTCATCAACCCCGGTAACCCTACTGGTGCCTCTTTGAGCgccgaggatatcaagaatgttcttgaccttgctgcggaggagaagcttgttgtTATTGCGGACGAGGTTTACCAGACGAACGTTTTCGAGGGCGAGTTCATTTCGTTCAAGAAGAGGCTTCGTCAGCTGCAACAGGAGACACCAGGCAAGTATGATTATGTGGAGTTGGTCTCTCTTCACAGTGTGTCTAAAGGTATGGTGGGCGAGTGTGGCCACCGTGGTGGCTACTTTGAGCTGGTTGGATTCGACCCTGAGGTTCAGGCCCAGATCTACAAGCTTGTGAGCATCGGACTTTGCCCACCAGTCATTGGACAGTGTTTGCTTGAGCTTATGGTGAACCCACCCAAGGAGGGCGAAGGCAGCTATGAGCTGTACCAGAAGGAGTACAATGGAATCAGCGAGGGACTGCACAAGCGCGCCTTTGCCTTATACGAGGCCTTCCAACAGATGGAGGGCGTTGAGTGTCAGAAACCTCAG GGTGCCATGTATCTCTTCCCCACCATCACTCTCCCACCCAAGGCCATTGAGGCTGCCAAGGCTGAGAACCGTGCCGCCGATGAGTTCTACTGCTTGCGTCTCCTCGACGCTACCGGTGTCTGTGTTGTCCCTGGCTCCGGCTTCGGCCAGAAGGAGAACACTCTGCACTTCCGCACAACTTTCCTGGCCCCTGGCACTGATTGGGTTGAACGGATCGTCAAGTTCCACTCCGAATTTATGGCCAAGtacaaataa